The Kogia breviceps isolate mKogBre1 chromosome 19, mKogBre1 haplotype 1, whole genome shotgun sequence genome contains the following window.
GACTCCTAGAGACTCCTGAATCTCGGGCATTACCTGTACTTTTGTAACATCCAGAATCTTGAGAAGGGTGTGGGCTATTATGGAGGCCAGTTTTTTTGGAGACCTCTTGACTTTTATAGCGTACAGTCTCTTGATTTCGTTCTAGATTCCTACAGACTCCAGAATCATGCATAAAGCCTGAGCTTCTCTGAATGTCAGAAGTTTGGAGAAATGGTGTGTTCTTGTGGAGACCAGAGGGTTGGGTGAGATATGGACCTTTAAAGGAACGTCCAACTCGAGTAGAACCTAAGCTCTTCCGGGAGCCAGAATCTTGGGTACTGACTGGATTCTTCTGAAGGTCAGAGTCTTGGGAAAGGCTTGGATTCTTGCAGACATAAGGGTCTTGGGTAAGGCCTGGAAGCTTGTGGAGGCCTGGATCTTGAGCAAGGCCTGGGTTCTTGGGGAGGCCTGGATTTAGGGTAAGGCCTCGGTTTCTGGAAACTCTACAGTCTTTTGAAGGGCCTGGGGTCCTTTGGAGGACAGAGCCTTGGTTGAGGCCTAGACTCTCATGAAGTTCAGGGGGTTGGGGCTGGTTTGGGGTTTGGGAAGTAGTGGATAACTGGGGAGGGATGGGGTCCTGGGAAGAGAGGACAGACTGAGGAGACTTGGAggttgggggaagggtggggggttGTATTAAGGTGGAGGGCTTCTGGTGGTTTCTGTGCTGATGAAGGACAAAGGATCTGGGAGAaacaagaggcagagaaagagtgCATGGTGGAGGCATGGTGCATGGTGAGCTCTGGGCACTGGTTGGAGAATGGAAGCAAGGTTGAGAAGGTGCAGCATCCTTCGAGCACACCAGGAATTTGGGGGAGACTGGAGTCTGAGGGTCCGTGTTTCTCTTCTCAGAACTGCAAGGATGGAAGCTGTGGTAAGGGAAGGTCTTGGGCTGTACAAATTTGTCTTTGGCATCGTTTGAGATCTTCCATTCCATATTCCCTGACTCCAGGTAACCCGGTATGGATCCTGTGGAGGGCTTGGCACTGTCCCCACTACATTGCTTCAGTGTTTGCTCAGCTGTACCAGAGGTCACCGGACCATGCCCCTCTTGGGGCCTGGAGAAGGTACCCAAGTCCTTTCTGGAATACCCAGAGTTCTGAAGGGGACACACATGGCCGGAGGAGAGGCCTTGGCTGAAGGCAGACAAGGTAGAGGGAATAGAATCTAGGatgggggtaggggtggtggAAGGGACTGGAGCGGTCGTCAAGGCCATGACCGGCGCTGGGACAGAGGTTGTGGCAGAAATCGGGACAGGGGCTGGTGTAGGGGCTAGGGCAGGGGTAGTAGCAGGGTCAGAAGTTGGGGGAGGGGCCAGAGCGTTGGCATGGGTATCGGCCGGATGAGCATGGGTCAGGGTGCAGACAGAAGTGTGGCCCAGGGACTGGGCCGAGGCATGTGAGGGGGCCTGGGCTTGGGCCTGGGCTGGGGTATGGGCTGAGGTATGCTCAGGGCCGTGGAcctgggcagggctgtgctcaggGGTGAGCGCTGGGGAGGGGGTCTGGGCCTGGGGGGGTGTGTGCTTAGGGGGGTGGGCTGAGGAGAAGGTCTGGGGCTTGGCAGGAGCACGCACAGGGGGCTGAACGGGGGTGCGGAGCTGGGCCCTGGCTGGCGCCCGGTCTCGGTCATAGTCCAGCGTCTTAGTCTTGCTCTCTTGGGGCAGGCAGCGTGGAACCACGTCCACCTTGCTCATCCTGCGGAGCTTGGAAGATGTCTCTTGGCTCAAGTAAAAGGCGGCTTGGGACTTGAAGGCTGTGACCGGAGGGGCCGCCCCGGCTCCCACTACCCCCTCCTTCCGCAGTCCCCGTGGAGCTTCTGTGGAAGCCCCAGCCCGTCCACGCCGAGGTGGCATCCGGCAGCACTTAGAAGCCTTCTCGTCATTTGTGTCTGGCATCCAGGAGTCGAGGCGGTTTGGGTGCCCGAGCAGGAAGCTTGGGCGATGGCGGAAGCGGGAAGAAGCTCTTGAGCACAGGTTCTTGGGATCCGCGGAGTGGCGCATGCGCGTGCAACGGCCGCCTACACAGCTGGCTTGCTTGTCTGCGGGCAAGGGCGAGATGGGCCAGGGCCTGAGAATCAAGGCAGGGATAGAAGAGAGGGGACAGGCCCACATCCCCTGAGCCCACGCTGGCGCCCACTCACCTTTGGGGAAAACATGATGGAAAAGCGGCCGCAAGGAGCGCTTCAGATGCCTCCAGAGCTGagggaagcagggggagggggaggccggGAGCAGAGTGAGCCCTGCAATCCAACCCTTGTCtggccacagcccagcagccctcCCACCTCAGCCCGCTCAAGACCCCGGGGCTCCCCCAACCCCACTGCCCAGATCCTGCCCTGACCAGAGTCACCGTGTTGATGCCCACGTTGAGCAAGATGAAGCCGCCCAGGACCAGGAGAATTGagtctcccagctcctggcacctCGTGGAGTTGGTTTCAGACCACGGCTCGTCTTCGTAGAGGGCTCGCTCACCCATGGCTTGGGTTCCAGGCCTGCCTGGGCCCTCTGGCCTCCACATAGTCACTGGGAGCCGGACTCctcgggcaggggagggggagaaggactGCCTCATTATGGGGCAGGTGGTGGGGTCACaatgagggagggggaggaaaaggagggcCCAGGGTGGCATTGCCCGGTAACCAGGGTCAGGTGAGCTGAGCCTGGACAGTCAAACAGGGCCCGGAGGCCGGCACGTCTCCCCTTGAGCGGTCATCATTCGCTCACTGCCCCCCCGCTGACCCACTTGTTCAAATGACACATTCCACCTCTTGGCCCCTCCTGAGACTAGAAGGACGTTGGCCTCAGAGCCCTGGGGAAGGCCTGGCTGGAGTCCAGAGCCTCAGCCTTCTTCATGCCCTTCACTGGGCGCGGAGCTGGACCTGCCCAGATGTGGACCCTCCCAGTTCGGAAGCAGCTTCTTGTATGAGGCTCTCTGGGGACAGGGACAGCTGAGACACAGAGGAGGTGCCCAGAGACCAGTGGTTTGGAGTCTGCAGCTGCAGGTCTACTTAGTGCATGGGATAGGAGCAGGAGGGGCCTGCTGGCAGGACCGTGGCCGCTAAACCAAGGGGACCCTCAGGCCGAGAAGGGGACCCTGGCTTCTTAGTGCAGGAAGCCAAGGGCAGGGACCCAGGCTGGCCGAAAGAGTGGCGCTTCCAAGCCAAAGACCACCAATGTTTCCTGGACCCTGGCGCTCTTTATTCCGCTCTCCATgccctgccaccccccacccccgcccccacttGCTGCTGGTCAGTTCATTTTCCCAGTCTGGCTCCCGTGCAGAGAGGGCCTCGAGGCCGAGGTGAAAGGTAGCAGCGAGCTGGCCCGCGCTCGGCTCTCCTGCACTTGCCGCTTCAGCTCCAGGCTGTCATACACCTGGTAGTTGGCATTGCCCCCCGGGTTCCGGCTGAGTGGCATGAaggtgggtgggggtggagggtgctCGGTAGCCTGGATgtcgggcaggggctggggcgaGCGGAGGAGCAGCGCTGAGCTGGGAGCCGGGGCCCGCTGGTACGAGGCCTCGGCCAGCACTGTGAGGGAGGCGGAGGTGGTCGGCAGCATCTCGGCCCATTCGGCCTCCCGGCGCCGTTCCTTGTGGGGATCCCGGGAGTAGTTCAAGTGTCCCGTGGGGGGGTGGAGGCTCCGTCCGGGGGCCGGCGGGGAGCTGCACTGCCGGGCTTCGGGCAGGCAGCCCCGAGGCACCAGAGCGGATGGAGGCTCAGAGACCTCCACACCACGCCGCCGCCGATCCCAGGAGTCATACGGGAGCTGGCCCCTTGAGGGGTAAGTGCTTTGCCCCCCAGGGACCCACGAGGGGTTAGGGGGCAGCCGTCGGGGAGGTGGTGGAGACGAGGTCCACTGGTCAGCCCCCACATTGCCCCGGATGCGGGATGCTGAGCGGGGGGCCCCGAAACACCGCAGCCTTAGCTCGGACTTGGCCTCCACACGCTTGGGCACGCGGTGCAGCTCGGGTGGCAGGTAGACACAGGGTGGTGGCAGGCTGGCCAGGATCCCACCCTGGCGGCCCCAGAGGCCCACGTTGGAGGGCAGGCCCATCCGCTGGTTGAGCCCTCCCCAGCACCCCCGCCGGTACTTGGGCTGTGGGAAGGAAAGgtcatcctcctcctccaggtaGGAGTCCGGGTCCTCCCGATCAAAGGAGGGCATCGGCCGCAGCTGTGACATCCTGTGGCTGCGATGCGGCCTACGGGAGCCTGAGAGGCTGTAGGGGAATTGTCTGCAGTTCTCCGGCCTCTGCTGGTGGCTGCTGCGGCTGTGGCTACGGTCGTGGAGATGATGgtaggaggacgaggaggagcaAGTGGGCCGGGCCATTTTCACTTCCACAGGGTCCAGGCTGCAGTGGATGTGGACGTCTCGGGCCTCGGCTGGAGGATATTTGGAGGAACTTTCAGGAGCCTGCGAGATCTCGTCTGGGGGAGGTGAGAGTCCGTGAGGGCAGGGCAACTGTCAGAAGAGTTCAGGGTTGGGAACCTGGGGGACTGGGTTTCTAGGGTCCTGGGAATGGCGGGGTCGGGGTGCCCCCTACCTGTCTTCCGTACTTACTTTTCTGATTAATCCAACAGATGATCTTGTCTAAGGCATTCTGGAGCCCATGCCatatctggggggggggggggcgggggcggtgaaaaTGAAGGCCAGGCTCtctaccctcacccccacccccgagcCAAGACCGTTCCTGCAGACGGAGGTGCAGGCTGCAGCTGGTTCCCACCCTCAGCCCACTTCACCCCTACTGGTGGTCCCCGAGCACCGCTGACCATAGTTGCCGTGTTGACGCCAATGTTGACAAGGATGACAAGGCCCAGCAGCAGGAGTAGGAAGTCCTCCACATTCTGGGTACTTTCTTGGTATTGATGGCAGCACCCCAGGTTGTCATACCAGAGCTGGTCTTCCATGGTGCGGGGGGTCCTAGGGCCACCTGGGCCGTGGGCcaccgccgccgcccccccccgcaCCGGCCCTGACCCACACTGCACTCATGCCAGGACCTGGGGACACCCACCAGCAGGTGAGCGAGCATGGTCATAATGAGGCACGTCGCAGGGAGTCACAATGCGGAGGTGGCCAATCTTTCATCCACTCAGCTGGCCCTTTATGTGGCCATCTCTGCCCTCGGCTCCCACTACATGGAGCCTAGTCCCCAGAGGTCAGTCTGTCCTTCTGTCTCCAGGGGGCCTTGCTTAACTTGATTTGCAAACATGGTTGCTACAGATGAGAGACAGTCTTCACAGGGCCTGAATCATGCATAAAGGGTTTCCTCCATTTCATTGTTCGAGACATTTATGGCAGCTTATGTAGCCTGTTGGGATTCCCCACCCACGCCTGCTTGGGGCCGGCAGCGAGGGTGACCAGGTGCATGAGTGACAGTGAGAGTCCCCTCTGGGGTCACCCCACTGCACCATCCCCTCCTTGTCCTGCCCATTTCCCTGTCATAACCCCTCTAGCACCCACCGTACCCACCCCTTCCTGGCCAGGGCTTGCAGCCTTAGGTGTTGGCGGTCACTGAGCCCACTGGCCCCTTCGCTTGAGAGCGAGGGTTTGCCGCCTTTGCCAGAGACCACCCCCAACCATGGTCTCCTTCCTAACCAACTGCCCTCCCACCGAGCCAACCCTCCGAGTTGAAAAAGGGTTAGCTGCTGTCTTAAGAAAACCACGTGAAATTCACAAAGCACAAAATAGGTGTAATTGTTGATATGACAAAAGGAATCTACTATTATAAACCGGGTTCGTTGCTGGGGTCTGTGAAAGTGGTACCAGGGGAACCTCAAGTCACTGTGTTTGCACAATGAACATCTCAACAGATATAGAGGAACAGGGAATTCCcgggaggtccagtggttaggactccgcgctttcattgctgagggccccggttcaatccctggtcggggaactaagatcctgcaaatcacactgcatggccaaaaagaaaaagaaagaaagaaagagatagaaaCAGCCAGCGGGCATTTTCCATCAAGACTCCAAACacgtagcaggtgctcaatacagACCCATTTAATGGAATCAGCTTAAAATGATCGATAATGTTAGTCAAAGGAAAATGAACAGAGAAGCAGGGTGATGCATAAAAGGCCTATGTGCTGACTTTCCAGGAACCCACCTGGCGTGGAAGGTGAGGTCGAGTCCCTTCGACCCGGCTCCTTGTTCCCGAgttgtgtgcgtgcgtgtgatCCCAACCGTCTAGAAGTAGGTGGGGCCTGGCTTTCCCTGCTGTCCAGCGGATGCAATATTCTGATGAGTTCACATGGGAagctggggaaggtggggggagacTCTGATGGGCCAGGCTGAGTCAGTAGCAATGGGAGTCCGCCTGTGGGAGCAGGGGGACGGAGCGCCTGAGGCCATGAAGTTGATCCTCGGTGTCCGTGCGACCATGAATAAAGTCACTTgacgtctctgagcctcagtctcctcatctgtgacgTGCAAGTGCTAATCAGAGGAGTGAGGTCACAGAGGGCTGTCTGGAGGCAGCCCTTGAGAGTGTCCTCAATATTTTATCCTCCGCTCCAAGCCGCCTCGAGTGTACAGGAGCTTCGGGTTCTGACTGGGGAACCGTGAGGGCCTGGGGACCCTCACTCTCAGCCATCCCTCCCCAAAGAAACCAGGGCTTCAGAGGGGCCACGCCTCACCTGTAGTTGCAGCCTAAACCTGGGCTCTGGTAGGAGCCGGACCTCTAAGAGACTGAGGCCATGGGGATGAGGGTCTCCACTCAAGTGCAGTACTGCCTGGGGATCTGGAATGggatttggggggcttccctgggcacTAAAGAACAGAGTagggggcaggtgggagcctTGGAACCAAGAAGGGCCCGGGAAAGGGCTGAGGACAGGGCCTGGGGAGGCCAAGAGCTTGGTGAGGGTCCTCAGGGCTCTCTAGGCCCTGTTGCCAGGGAGATCATCATTTCCTTAGAACCAGGCTCCTGGGTGCTGTGCGGGCCCTGGCACCCCCCCACACCACCACAAACCAcctcctctcttctttttattgttcTCCCAGTCACTTCTCTGTCAGGGAACGGTATACCCAGGCCTTTCCCGTCTCCTCAGCCGTGCTGGATCCAGAGACCGGGGGGTAACTGTGGTACAGGGTCTCCACCTCCCTGGTCAGCTTCCGCAGCAGCCGCCTCACGTCTCTGGCATTATAGGCTACGCGCCCAGAGGCGTGGCGCCGGGGCATGTCTGGGACGTGGGCCGGGCCCAGGACGGGTGGCTGGGCTGGCGAGCACTGCTCCTGTTCTGCCTGGGGCCCCCCTCCGCCGTTCCTGTGGCTCAGGGCCTGAGCGCTGTGGGGCGGAGGGTTCACAGGGTACACGTAGGCCTCCAGGCCCAGCTCTGACTGCATCTCTCTTGTGAGCGGCCTTGCCTCTGCGGTTTGCTGGAAGCGGATGGTCTGGGTCGGTGGCTCCACAGCATCCTGGGCCCAGGAAGTCCAGAACCTCTGGGTGGACTGAAAGCCTTCCCAGTCCTTGGGGCAATTCCAGTTGTGGGAGCAGATTGTTGTGTGCTGACGTGGGGGCTTCTCGTCCTCGCTGTCAGTGTCAGGGGCCCAGGCTACGGGGCGGTGGGCGCGGCGTGTTGAAGAGCCTCCGTGGCGACGGCGGCGAGTGGGTGGGGAGGACACGATCATCTTCACAGGGTCCATGGTGCACCGGAGGTGGCCTGCAGGGGAGCTCTGCTTTGGGGGCTGGGTCTGCTTCCCAGGTGAGCATACCTTAGAAGCGTCTGTGGATCGGGGGACAGGTGAGAGGCCGGTGGGGAGCCTGGCTCCTCCAGGGATGCAGAGGCGGGGTGCAGGAAGAGGAGGTGCACAGTTACGGTGTCTGAGCAGGGAGAGCGGGAGGGGAAGGGGCCCGCTTCAGGTCAGGGCTAGAACACCTGGCTGCTGCCTTCCCTATTCCCCGACCTTCCCATCCTCCACTTACCTTTCTCACAAATCACACGAAACACCTGGTGTAAGAAGCCACGGAGCCTGCACCAGAGCTAGGTGGGGAAAGACACAGTGACCCCAGGCAGGCCCCGGCCACCCGGCCTGCCCCCCAGCCACCCTGCCAGCACCCTCCCACCTGGCCCCACCCTGACCAGTGTCACCACGTTGATGCCAATGTTAACGCAGATGATGAGACCCAGCAGCAACAGGATGGAGTTGCCCAGGTCCTGGCAGCTGTTGCTGCCGGGGCTGTGATACAAGGCCGACCCGGGCCGGGGACACTCAGCCGTGGCCATGGGGGTCCCTAGGCCCCCAGGCCACCGTGCCCACAGTACCACTGGCCGCCTTCCTGTCGCAGAGGCTCCTGGGGGTAAGCGGGTCACAATGATGTGGGGCTCTGCCTCATAATGTGCCAAGAGGGAGAGCCCCGGGCCTGTGTTTGACCCTCCAGCCTGGGCCAGGGCTTAGCAGAGGCGAAACCCTTCTTCGCCTTGTATGTCTCTCCTGTAGCCAGCCACCTGCAGCAGCCCACAGGCCCTCTGCCTGTCTGGTGTCTGTCCCCATCAGCCCCTGCCTGGTCCTCTACGCCAGGCTCTGACCTCTGCACGGACACCGGTCCCGATCTTAACTCCCCAAACGGCCCCATTACCAGTGACCACCTCACCCCAGCACCCACTCCCCCCTTCTCTCTGACCTCAGAGCTGTTCACTGGAAAGGGCTGTGGGCTCggaccccctcctcctccctcacttcGCCAAGGTGTGTTTCTCGAGAGCCCCACCCCCTACCTCCCAACGTAACAGCAGGCAAAACCAACAGTTAAActtttatatttacaatattCTCTTCATCTTTTGCCAGGTTTAAAAATGTGTACAGAGCCGCAAAGGGTTGGGGTGGGGACATGGGATTGTCAAGGAATTGTTCTGGGGACAGGGGCTGGGCATTGGAGTCCGTGGCTGAATCATGGGgtcccccagcccccctcccatGCCCCAGTTTGGGGGGCATCTGTCTACAGGGTTCAGGGCCCAGGTCCCTAGCATTTAGAAGGCAGGGCTGTTTGGAAAGGAGCTAGACCaggcaggggaaggggtgggtgggaaAAGAACTAAGTTTCCATGGGTGGAGGCGGGGGCAGAAGGGGCGTCAGGAGGCAAAGTTCCGGGGAGCCAAGAGCAGGGATTCTGGATTTGGGTGTCAGTGGAAGACAGCACTCCACCCCCTGTTCAAATTTGGCACCAATGAACCCACAAAATGCCAGCAGACGAGGAAGGACTGGCTCCTTCTCGGCTGATGTCCCTTGAAACCCTTCCCGACATTGTTCCTTTCCCCAGAGGCCCAAACCACTTCTCTCCGGGCAGTCACCTTACACGCATCCTTTGGAAGCAAATTCTCCCTGCTGGTGTCTGCCCAAGCGCCGTCCCCCACTGCCCTGTCTGTCTGTTCCTCAGCACAGCTGACCCCGTTCTCTCCCCCAGCCGGTCCGGGGAAGCTgctcccctgctctcctcccctcccccctccactgcTCCTTTCCTTCAGCCCCGGCGGCCCAGGGGAGAGGGGGCAGGTCAAAGGAGGGGGTGGGCAGCTGAGGGGAGAAGCTGGCTTGAGACCGGGAAGGGATGGCGTCAGAGGGGGACGGCGATGGGGGCAGGGAAAAcgggggcagagagggagaggtgaGACGTGGCGAGAGCGACGCAGGAGGGACCCCTCTAGCTgccacctccccctctcctgtaTCCTACCTGCCCTGGCCCAGGACTGAGGAATCCTTGGCacgttttttttggggggggggtcttcgCCCCTCAAACCCACCTCACCAGTTTGGCACGGATGAGCGAGATGGTCTGAGGACTGAGGGAAGAAGGGCTGCTGCCCTCAGACCTCGGTGAGGCCTTTGGTCAAACATGCACGGCCTCTGTGGGTGGCAGGTGCCAcgcaagccccccccccccccccgaactCTAGGGGAAGGAAGGGCAGAGCTTAGGGTCTGTTCATCTCCTCAGGGTTTGTCCCTCCCCCTCAGCTTCTGTCAATTTGAAGTCCTTTCACACCTGCTGTGTGAGAAGTTAAGTGCTGGGCCTGAGGCCCTAAGATGCGGGGGGGAAGTGCTGGAGAGAAAGGGGCCGTCTGCATgggaaaacatacatccacatgCAAGAACATGTTTCCACTCAGAAATGCATCCTGGACCCAGGGGAAGACAAGCTCCCAGGCAGCACAGGGGTGCAGGATCTCCTCCCTTCCCCGCGGCAGGGAATGGTGTGTCTGTCCTCCGTGGAAGGCGAGGCCTGCCCGGGGAGACCGTGCTTCACCTCACGTGTGCCACGGGGGATACACATGCTTCGCTGGGGcgggagggctgggggcagggcgggggggggggggctgtgatTTCCTCGCTCCTTCCCAGGCACCACCCTGCGTCGTCCGGTGGCCAAGGGTCGCTGTTTGTGAACACACCACTTCCAGGGTCtccagggtggggggaggagggaggaggtgggagaaggcatGAGGGAAGAGGATTCTGGGGCACAAATGCCCGCAGAAATTCTTTGAGGGAGCCAACATGTGTCCAGGgcggcaaaaaaaaaacctcaccctGCACATGGGAAAACACACCCCCTCGTGAGAAAGCACACCTCCACGTGGGAAAATACTTCCACGTCTCCACAACACCGAAGACGGGTGTCCAGACGACGGAGGGGGAAAAAACACCCCCCCCAGTTGTTCAAAGGCCCAGGTCCGGAGAAGAGAACGGGCCCCTCCGCGCGGGAGAAGCGCACACATCCCGGCGAGGAAACCCATGTCCACCTAAAGCTCCTCGACGTGTGACAGCTCCACACGACAAGAGCCTGTTGCCAAGTCCTCCTCCCTGCCTTCTGAGCGGGCCGGGAGGGCCGGGGAGGGGGGCCTCCCCGAGCCGCCCCCTATACCCGAGtggtggagtgggggtgggggagcgtgTTGTTGTGGCTGGTAGcggtggggggcggtggggggaagggcccaaagggatggagggaggggggcggcgggggagggggtggcccCAGGCCGCTGGGCAGCAGGGTCAGGGCCCCGGGGGCCAAGAGAGGCACATCGTCCGGCGCGCGGCGCAGGGCCAGGGTGTAGTCGGGCGGGCAGGCGGGGCGCAGGGCCTCCGCAGGGTCCGCCCCGACGCCACCGCCCCGCTTCAGCTGCAGCGACACCAGCTCCTCCTCGGGTGGCAGCTCACGGCCGGCCGCAGGGAGCAGGGGGCCCCCGCCGGGCACGCCGGAGCCCGAGCCGCCGGGGGGGCTGAGCCGCCTGCACCGCAGCTCCTGCCGCCGGTCCCGCTTGTAGTAGAGGGCAGCGAAGGCGAGGATgttgaggaagaggagggaggcgCCCACGGCCACGGTGACGCTGAGCTCCGTGGAGTAGTCTCGGGAGTCCCCGGGGAAGCGGTCATAGGCCCGGGGGCCCGGCTCGGGCTCGGGCTCGGGCGGCAGGGTGGCCGGAGGCGGCGGGCGGCGAGTGCCCGGGGCGCCAGGGGGCGGGCGCGGCGGCCAGCGCGTGGCGTAGGGAGGGAGGCGCGTGGTGGTGGTGAAGAGCTCCGTGTGCAGGTTGTGCAGGTGCGGCACGAGCTCCAGCCAGAAGGCCACCTTGTTGGCGCGGTAGTTGTCGCGCACGCGCGGCTTCAGGCCGATGTGCAGGTACTGCTTCTCCTTGCTGTTGAACTTGCTCCACACCACCTCCTCGAAGCGGTTGGGCTTGGTGTGGATGAACTTGGTGTCCTGTGGCACCGGCTGGTTGGGGTCGCTGTGGACACAggggggcagggaaaggaggagTAAGGGTGAGGCTCCCAtgaaaggcgggggtgggggcgtgcTATGGGAGGAATGGGGAGAGAGACGGACGGACAGAGATGCAGAGAGCTGGGGAGacgggaagagagacagagacggaTACGAAGAGACAGAGAAGCTGCCAGAGACGGACGGACAGACAGACAAATAGGGATGAAGCCAGACTGCCAGAGACAGTCTGAGATGAGGACAGAGGGGCAGAAAGGGCAGAGACAGACCACCAGTGACAGAGGCAGAGTCTGAGACTGAATGAGATAGAAACAtatggaaagggcttccctggtggcgcagtggttgagagtctgcctgccgatgcaggggacacgggttcgagccctgatctgggaagatcccacatgccgcggagcaactgggcccgtgagccacaactactgagcctgcgcgtctgagtctgtgctccgcaacaagagatgccgcgatggtgagaaacccgtgcaccgcgatgaagagtggcccccgctcgccgcaactagagaaagccctcgcacagaaacgaagacccaacacagccaaaataaattaattaataaactcctacccccaacatctaaaaaaaaaaaaaaagaaagaaagaaagaaagaaatatatggaaacagagacacaaaagGACATGAGAGACAGCCAGGGGGAAACCAGCGAGTACAGAGTAACCAGATCAAAGCAAGCAGGGATATCAATGGATTGCaagagagagagccagagacAGCGATAGACAGACAGACCCAAACCCTCACACACACTCAGATACACAGATGAGAGCACTCGGACAGAGGGCCGAGCtctgggaggagaaggagagagctgGGTGggcaagggagggaaggagagacagaCACGGGGAGCCAAAGGCACCAAGTGAGCCCGCCCCCCAGAAAAGACAGGGACCTCTCTGTCCAACTCTTCTGAGTCTCCAACACACACAGAGGAGCTGTCTGGCAGGTGTCTGAGTCGAGAAGGCAAGAGTGCCTTGATGGAGGAATGATGGCCGtgtgaaggagagggagagaaggggctgAGGATGGAGGGGGGGTGTGCCCTGAGCTGCAGGGATGCCCGACCCGGCCCCTCTGGCCCTCACCCAGTCTTGGCGAAGTTGGTCCAGTAGGTCATGACCACGGCGCTGAGCATGACGTCATTCTTGGAGAAGTTGCAGGGGAAGAGGTCAGTGGCGCCCACCATGGGCACACCAAAGACGTAGGGGAGCTCGTCCCCATGCGCTGCGTCTGCCCACTCAGGCCGGCCCTCAGCCTGGCAGTGGTGGTAGAAGGTGTAGAAGTAGACAGGGGACTGGTAGTCGGCGTGCAACTTGGCGGTGGCCACAGCCGGCGCCACCCATTGGTGGTCGGTAAAGAGCGCCAGCAGGGTCTTGCGCCGCATCTCGCCATTGTCCCTGTCCGCCCAGTCCGTGTACATAAACTTGATGGTCTCCCGCAGCACATCCTTGCCCTCCGGG
Protein-coding sequences here:
- the SPEM3 gene encoding LOW QUALITY PROTEIN: uncharacterized protein SPEM3 (The sequence of the model RefSeq protein was modified relative to this genomic sequence to represent the inferred CDS: deleted 1 base in 1 codon), which codes for MGERALYEDEPWSETNSTRCQELGDSILLVLGGFILLNVGINTVTLLWRHLKRSLRPLFHHVFPKDKQASCVGGRCTRMRHSADPKNLCSRASSRFRHRPSFLLGHPNRLDSWMPDTNDEKASKCCRMPPRRGRAGASTEAPRGLRKEGVVGAGAAPPVTAFKSQAAFYLSQETSSKLRRMSKVDVVPRCLPQESKTKTLDYDRDRAPARAQLRTPVQPPVRAPAKPQTFSSAHPPKHTPPQAQTPSPALTPEHSPAQVHGPEHTSAHTPAQAQAQAPSHASAQSLGHTSVCTLTHAHPADTHANALAPPPTSDPATTPALAPTPAPVPISATTSVPAPVMALTTAPVPSTTPTPILDSIPSTLSAFSQGLSSGHVCPLQNSGYSRKDLGTFSRPQEGHGPVTSGTAEQTLKQCSGDSAKPSTGSIPGYLESGNMEWKISNDAKDKFVQPKTFPYHSFHPCSSEKRNTDPQTPVSPKFLVCSKDAAPSQPCFHSPTSAQSSPCTMPPPCTLSLPLVSPRSFVLHQHRNHQKPSTLIQPPTLPPTSKSPQSVLSSQDPIPPQLSTTSQTPNQPQPPELHESLGLNQGSVLQRTPGPSKDCRVSRNRGLTLNPGLPKNPGLAQDPGLHKLPGLTQDPYVCKNPSLSQDSDLQKNPVSTQDSGSRKSLGSTRVGRSFKGPYLTQPSGLHKNTPFLQTSDIQRSSGFMHDSGVCRNLERNQETVRYKSQEVSKKTGLHNSPHPSQDSGCYKSTGNARDSGVSRSPDFTQDSGPQKSPYLAQDSGVNKSSGLCRESGLHKSPGLVQTPCLHKGSSPTQDSGDYKNPGLTQDSGVCRSQGLTQDSDLHKNPGLTQATEVKRRCGLTQEAGIYRSSEHTHDPNFHKYSGISRDPGAHKGSALTQDSGLSKRSGLDNNSCLNPNPGLHKKPLGTDSVQVLGPHQTRKSFISEAVPRKEDAGQHIPWTSVPPSQKSCFPKAQVTYNDLQIFSEVPVLIELLSSSRQAGSQEQVYHPMDTVPPACQNDRQMSTPPQISWKPYCPGSGPRLGHVVFDARQRQFRAGRNKCEALSPRRLHQETSNNSRRPSRSGDISVMRNLEKEGTDMHEE
- the SPEM2 gene encoding uncharacterized protein SPEM2, whose product is MEDQLWYDNLGCCHQYQESTQNVEDFLLLLLGLVILVNIGVNTATMIWHGLQNALDKIICWINQKNEISQAPESSSKYPPAEARDVHIHCSLDPVEVKMARPTCSSSSSYHHLHDRSHSRSSHQQRPENCRQFPYSLSGSRRPHRSHRMSQLRPMPSFDREDPDSYLEEEDDLSFPQPKYRRGCWGGLNQRMGLPSNVGLWGRQGGILASLPPPCVYLPPELHRVPKRVEAKSELRLRCFGAPRSASRIRGNVGADQWTSSPPPPRRLPPNPSWVPGGQSTYPSRGQLPYDSWDRRRRGVEVSEPPSALVPRGCLPEARQCSSPPAPGRSLHPPTGHLNYSRDPHKERRREAEWAEMLPTTSASLTVLAEASYQRAPAPSSALLLRSPQPLPDIQATEHPPPPPTFMPLSRNPGGNANYQVYDSLELKRQVQESRARASSLLPFTSASRPSLHGSQTGKMN
- the SPEM1 gene encoding spermatid maturation protein 1, with protein sequence MATAECPRPGSALYHSPGSNSCQDLGNSILLLLGLIICVNIGINVVTLLWCRLRGFLHQVFRVICEKDASKVCSPGKQTQPPKQSSPAGHLRCTMDPVKMIVSSPPTRRRRHGGSSTRRAHRPVAWAPDTDSEDEKPPRQHTTICSHNWNCPKDWEGFQSTQRFWTSWAQDAVEPPTQTIRFQQTAEARPLTREMQSELGLEAYVYPVNPPPHSAQALSHRNGGGGPQAEQEQCSPAQPPVLGPAHVPDMPRRHASGRVAYNARDVRRLLRKLTREVETLYHSYPPVSGSSTAEETGKAWVYRSLTEK